The following proteins come from a genomic window of Ictalurus furcatus strain D&B chromosome 26, Billie_1.0, whole genome shotgun sequence:
- the ndufab1a gene encoding NADH:ubiquinone oxidoreductase subunit AB1a, whose protein sequence is MAARVLSRCVRTLSRGAAVFNRCDVSAAAALSLSRHRVFSHLAAGHKPQLAQTPAGTQWRRYGDLPPLTLESIRDRVLYVLKLYDKIDPEQLQVTSHFMKDLGLDSLDQVEIIMAMEDEFGFEIPDAEAEKLMTPDEIVQYIADKKDVYE, encoded by the exons ATGGCGGCGCGCGTCCTCTCCCGGTGTGTCCGGACACTGAGCCGCGGCGCGGCGGTGTTTAATCGGTGTGATGTCTCCGCGGCGGCGGCGCTCTCTCTCAGCCGTCACCGAGTCTTCTCTCACCTGGCGGCGGGACACAAGCCGCAGCTCGcgcag ACTCCCGCTGGGACGCAATGGCGGCGGTACGGCGACCTTCCACCTCTAACCCTCGAATCGATCAGAGACCGCGTCCTCTACGTCCTCAAACTGTACGACAAGATCGACCCAGAGCAG CTGCAGGTCACGTCTCACTTCATGAAGGATCTGGGCCTGGACAGTCTCGACCAGGTGGAGATCATCATGGCCATGGAGGACGAGTTCG GTTTTGAGATTCCCGACGCGGAAGCGGAGAAGCTGATGACTCCTGATGAAATTGTTCAGTACATCGCAGATAAGAAGGACGTCTACGAATGA
- the si:ch211-14k19.8 gene encoding mucin-2 isoform X1, with amino-acid sequence MRLLLFSLLFTFTTGLNPSEEDPAPSPVQYTGTSVDFASPSRDGATGVTRRADVLRFRSTHALQTASVHQGGEYDKTGLSVVPQESTHNGQEKAGAVTSDLAYTAPPSLTDSKLSFTKKERGSSLSSAESRWPGLSVNTAEDMRPENVPRAPTVSRTHFTTPLNEASFTGTSLETSESHVTDGRDASVTSSSYAADEGSEMSGTNGVSRPDRTNQNNPVTDESNFRSESVSEFRSVARRSSSATADTDASETETGRTNRLPPSTRINQNASDHTLSPLFADSSGVTDAPGASLSRQIDTSTLSDTSNHQDASATTTTTRDEKMPERYSYTPNTDSTPTESDATPASHTVHREHATDPRTNGTDAQRTPSEKLRTQSGSPSGSVTSSGPDFGSYPADALARDDPVDSTTGFLLSVLTSQGNDPTTTELEDPITTPCNTTDGDADTETNTMTSDSNNPSHVTTRSTRPTPVTHHTSSTSRDDPATATPPNPTPPNPTPPSHTLDAVTPPSHTLDTVTPPSHTLDAVTPPSHTLDTVTPPSHTLDTVTPPSHTLDTATPPSHTLDTVTPPSHTLHAVTPPSHTLDTVTPPSHTLDTVTPPSHTLDTVTPPSHTLDTVTPPSHTLDTVTPPSHTLDTVTPPSHTLDTVTPPSHTLDTVTPPSHTLDTVTPPSHTLDTVTPPSHTLDTATPPSHTLDTATPPSHTLDTATPPSHTLDTVTPPSHTLDTVTPPSHTLDTVTPPSHTLDTVTPPSHTLDTVTPPSHTLDTVTPPSHTLDTATPPSHTLDTATPPSHTLDTATPPSHTLNTATPPSHTLDTATPPSHTLDTATPPSHTLDTVPTSTPSANPMSRSLTTSRIPNRLPTSGNTPIVQQPKTTTTTTQQVHTDTRSQPGTYTPLTPVITPTTPRRTLAPKNHKDWSYKGRVFITEDQPAITNEETFEVLLQVILEENSPPDAGLVEVEPFLQNVAGYRSQHVTWHSGPVLQSVVMFRTAEAVSWLGRAESLLQEAGLRPLPAGGVFVSGVRVKNITVGGPPSDTCSWLFSCPSDFYCVSLEGNVTCRSMCHSEYCKNHGICVHHAAQPPVCQCPVGEDFWFMGQRCDLRMTRQRLAGVCFGVLASIAALMALLAYLAVQRFKKKLIQAKAEQTKSSYRRFNHFDELSSRFWRRSWPGSEDSLDNTAFSRSDELLHMRAMDRACCYHDDTLSIASTYPDSVTRLNTVYPHSSQYHWDMSTCSLADGVIDSGKASDLSVCSWPIEPIQWTPFPLLQQLRNTNAVKPSRPRSYCEGMELVGVEKSRTA; translated from the exons ATGCGacttctcctcttttctctgcTGTTTACTTTCACAACAG GATTGAACCCATCAGAGGAGGATCCCGCTCCATCTCCAGTTCAGTACACGGGCACCAGCGTGGACTTTGCGTCTCCCTCTCGGGACGGTGCGACCGGCGTGACCCGCCGCGCGGACGTTTTGAGGTTCAGGAGCACGCACGCGCTCCAGACTGCGAGTGTACACCAGGGTGGAGAGTACGATAAGACCGGACTCAGTGTTGTTCCACAGGAAAGCACACACAATGGACAGGAAAAAGCTGGAGCCGTGACCTCCGACCTCGCCTACACCGCTCCGCCCTCGCTCACCGATTCCAAACTCTCGTTTACCAAAAAAGAACGAGGCTCGAGTCTCTCCAGCGCTGAGTCACGATGGCCAGGGCTTTCTGTGAACACGGCAGAGGACATGCGTCCAGAAAATGTCCCACGTGCGCCTACGGTCAGTCGAACTCATTTCACTACTCCATTAAATGAAGCTTCATTCACCGGGACTTCACTCGAGACTTCTGAATCGCACGTGACCGACGGACGTGACGCGTCGGTGACGTCATCATCGTACGCGGCGGACGAGGGAAGCGAGATGTCCGGGACTAATGGCGTTTCTCGTCCTGACCGTACGAACCAAAACAACCCGGTTACTGATGAATCAAATTTTCGAAGCGAGTCGGTGTCCGAGTTCAGGAGCGTCGCACGCAGGAGTTCGTCAGCGACCGCGGACACGGACGCGTCGGAGACCGAGACGGGCCGGACGAATCGCTTACCCCCATCGACTCGTATTAACCAAAATGCTTCCGATCATACGCTCTCGCCGCTTTTCGCCGATTCGAGCGGCGTGACTGACGCTCCCGGAGCTTCGCTTTCACGTCAGATCGACACGTCTACGCTTTCGGACACGTCTAATCATCAAGACgcttctgctactactactactactagggaCGAGAAAATGCCGGAGCGTTACTCGTACACTCCAAACACCGACTCCACACCGACCGAGTCCGATGCTACACCGGCTTCACACACCGTCCACCGTGAGCACGCTACTGACCCACGGACGAACGGCACCGACGCGCAGCGCACGCCTTCCGAAAAGCTTCGCACGCAGTCGGGTTCGCCTTCGGGTTCCGTCACGTCGAGCGGACCGGACTTCGGCTCGTATCCAGCAGACGCACTCGCTCGGGACGATCCCGTCGACTCTACCACCGGCTTCCTTCTGTCCGTTCTCACGAGCCAGGGGAACGATCCTACCACGACGGAGCTCGAGGATCCGATCACAACGCCGTGCAACACGACGGATGGTGACGCGGACACAGAAACGAACACCATGACATCAGATTCCAATAATCCTTCTCACGTGACGACTCGTAGCACGAGACCGACGCCGGTCACACACCACACTTCGTCGACTTCCAGGGACGATCCCGCGACAGCTACGCCTCCGAATCCTACACCGCCGAATCCTACACCGCCGTCGCACACACTCGACGCCGTTACACCGCCGTCGCACACACTCGACACTGTTACACCGCCGTCGCACACACTCGATGCCGTTACACCGCCGTCGCACACACTCGACACTGTTACACCGCCGTCGCACACACTCGACACTGTTACACCGCCGTCGCACACACTCGACACAGCTACACCGCCGTCGCACACACTCGACACTGTCACACCGCCATCGCACACACTCCACGCCGTTACACCGCCGTCGCACACACTCGACACGGTCACACCACCATCGCACACACTCGACACGGTTACACCACCATCGCACACACTCGACACGGTTACACCGCCGTCGCACACACTCGACACGGTTACACCACCGTCGCACACACTCGACACGGTTACACCACCATCGCACACACTCGACACGGTTACACCGCCGTCGCACACACTCGACACGGTTACACCACCGTCGCACACACTCGACACGGTTACACCACCGTCGCACACACTCGACACGGTTACACCACCGTCGCACACACTCGACACGGTCACACCACCATCGCACACACTCGACACAGCTACACCACCATCGCACACACTCGACACAGCTACACCACCATCGCACACACTCGACACAGCTACACCACCATCGCACACACTCGACACGGTTACACCACCATCGCACACACTCGACACGGTTACACCGCCATCGCACACACTCGACACGGTTACACCACCGTCGCACACACTCGACACGGTTACACCACCGTCGCACACACTCGACACTGTCACACCGCCGTCGCACACACTCGACACGGTCACACCACCATCGCACACACTCGACACAGCTACACCACCATCGCACACACTCGACACAGCTACACCGCCATCGCACACACTCGACACAGCTACACCGCCATCGCACACACTCAACACGGCTACACCGCCGTCGCACACACTCGACACGGCTACACCGCCGTCACACACACTCGACACGGCTACACCGCCGTCACACACACTCGACACCGTTCCCACCAGTACACCGTCGGCAAACCCAATGAGTCGAAGTTTAACAACGTCCCGAATCCCAAACCGTCTCCCTACAAGCGGAAACACACCGATCGTCCAgcaacccaaaacaacaacaacaacaacacagcaagtacacacagacactcgcTCTCAGCCTGGAACATACACGCCTTTAACACCCGTGATCACTCCAACAACTCCACGCCGCACGCTCGCTCCAAAAAACCACAAAGATTGGTCATACAAGGGGCGGGTCTTCATCACGGAGGACCAACCAGCAATCACCAACG agGAAACGTTCGAAGTGCTGTTGCAGGTGATCCTGGAGGAGAACTCACCCCCGGACGCAGGACTTGTGGAG GTGGAGCCTTTTTTACAAAATGTCGCAGGGTACCGAAGCCAGCATGTGACCTGGCACAG TGGTCCAGTTCTGCAGTCCGTGGTGATGTTCAGGACAGCGGAGGCGGTCTCCTGGCTCGGGAGGGCGGAGTCTCTCTTGCAGGAGGCGGGGCTGAGACCACTTCCTGCAGGAGGGGTTTTTGTGAGCGGCGTCCGGGTGAAAAACATCACAGTGGGAG GTCCGCCCAGTGATACGTGTTCTTGGTTGTTTTCTTGTCCGTCCGACTTCTACTGCGTCTCTCTCGAGGGGAACGTCACCTGTAGATCCATGTGCCACTCCGAGTACTGCAAGAACCATGGTATCTGCGTCCATCACGCTGCACAGCCCCCGGTCTGCCA gtGTCCTGTGGGTGAGGATTTTTGGTTCATGGGTCAGCGCTGTGACCTGCGTATGACCCGACAGAGACTGGCCGGTGTGTGTTTCGGTGTTTTGGCCTCCATAGCAGCTCTGATGGCGCTCCTGGCTTATCTAGCCGTGCAGCGTTTTAAGAAAAAGCTCATTCAGGCAAAAGCAGAGCAAACAAAgagcag ttacCGCAGGTTCAACCACTTCGATGAGCTGTCATCTCGTTTTTGGAGAAGATCCTGGCCCGGATCGGAGGACTCGCTGGATAACACCGCGTTCAGCCGCTCTGACGAGTTACTGCACATGAGAGCGATGGACCGCGCCTGCTGTTACCATGACGACACACTGTCCATCGCCTCTACCTACCCGGATAGCGTTACGCGCCTCAATACGGTGTATCCTCACAG ctCCCAGTACCATTGGGACATGAGCACGTGCAGCCTAGCGGACGGCGTGATCGATTCAGGAAAGGCGAGCGACCTGTCCGTGTGCAGCTGGCCGATCGAACCCATCCAGTGGACGCCTTTCCCTTTACTACAGCAACTCAGAAATACAAACGca GTAAAACCCTCTCGTCCTCGGTCGTACTGCGAGGGCATGGAGCTGGTGGGTGTGGAGAAGAGCCGGACGGCGTAG
- the si:ch211-14k19.8 gene encoding mucin-2 isoform X2, with product MRLLLFSLLFTFTTGLNPSEEDPAPSPVQYTGTSVDFASPSRDGATGVTRRADVLRFRSTHALQTASVHQGGEYDKTGLSVVPQESTHNGQEKAGAVTSDLAYTAPPSLTDSKLSFTKKERGSSLSSAESRWPGLSVNTAEDMRPENVPRAPTVSRTHFTTPLNEASFTGTSLETSESHVTDGRDASVTSSSYAADEGSEMSGTNGVSRPDRTNQNNPVTDESNFRSESVSEFRSVARRSSSATADTDASETETGRTNRLPPSTRINQNASDHTLSPLFADSSGVTDAPGASLSRQIDTSTLSDTSNHQDASATTTTTRDEKMPERYSYTPNTDSTPTESDATPASHTVHREHATDPRTNGTDAQRTPSEKLRTQSGSPSGSVTSSGPDFGSYPADALARDDPVDSTTGFLLSVLTSQGNDPTTTELEDPITTPCNTTDGDADTETNTMTSDSNNPSHVTTRSTRPTPVTHHTSSTSRDDPATATPPNPTPPNPTPPSHTLDAVTPPSHTLDTVTPPSHTLDAVTPPSHTLDTVTPPSHTLDTVTPPSHTLDTATPPSHTLDTVTPPSHTLHAVTPPSHTLDTVTPPSHTLDTVTPPSHTLDTVTPPSHTLDTVTPPSHTLDTVTPPSHTLDTVTPPSHTLDTVTPPSHTLDTVTPPSHTLDTVTPPSHTLDTVTPPSHTLDTATPPSHTLDTATPPSHTLDTATPPSHTLDTVTPPSHTLDTVTPPSHTLDTVTPPSHTLDTVTPPSHTLDTVTPPSHTLDTVTPPSHTLDTATPPSHTLDTATPPSHTLDTATPPSHTLNTATPPSHTLDTATPPSHTLDTATPPSHTLDTVPTSTPSANPMSRSLTTSRIPNRLPTSGNTPIVQQPKTTTTTTQQVHTDTRSQPGTYTPLTPVITPTTPRRTLAPKNHKDWSYKGRVFITEDQPAITNEETFEVLLQVILEENSPPDAGLVEVEPFLQNVAGYRSQHVTWHSGPVLQSVVMFRTAEAVSWLGRAESLLQEAGLRPLPAGGVFVSGVRVKNITVGGPPSDTCSWLFSCPSDFYCVSLEGNVTCRSMCHSEYCKNHGICVHHAAQPPVCQ from the exons ATGCGacttctcctcttttctctgcTGTTTACTTTCACAACAG GATTGAACCCATCAGAGGAGGATCCCGCTCCATCTCCAGTTCAGTACACGGGCACCAGCGTGGACTTTGCGTCTCCCTCTCGGGACGGTGCGACCGGCGTGACCCGCCGCGCGGACGTTTTGAGGTTCAGGAGCACGCACGCGCTCCAGACTGCGAGTGTACACCAGGGTGGAGAGTACGATAAGACCGGACTCAGTGTTGTTCCACAGGAAAGCACACACAATGGACAGGAAAAAGCTGGAGCCGTGACCTCCGACCTCGCCTACACCGCTCCGCCCTCGCTCACCGATTCCAAACTCTCGTTTACCAAAAAAGAACGAGGCTCGAGTCTCTCCAGCGCTGAGTCACGATGGCCAGGGCTTTCTGTGAACACGGCAGAGGACATGCGTCCAGAAAATGTCCCACGTGCGCCTACGGTCAGTCGAACTCATTTCACTACTCCATTAAATGAAGCTTCATTCACCGGGACTTCACTCGAGACTTCTGAATCGCACGTGACCGACGGACGTGACGCGTCGGTGACGTCATCATCGTACGCGGCGGACGAGGGAAGCGAGATGTCCGGGACTAATGGCGTTTCTCGTCCTGACCGTACGAACCAAAACAACCCGGTTACTGATGAATCAAATTTTCGAAGCGAGTCGGTGTCCGAGTTCAGGAGCGTCGCACGCAGGAGTTCGTCAGCGACCGCGGACACGGACGCGTCGGAGACCGAGACGGGCCGGACGAATCGCTTACCCCCATCGACTCGTATTAACCAAAATGCTTCCGATCATACGCTCTCGCCGCTTTTCGCCGATTCGAGCGGCGTGACTGACGCTCCCGGAGCTTCGCTTTCACGTCAGATCGACACGTCTACGCTTTCGGACACGTCTAATCATCAAGACgcttctgctactactactactactagggaCGAGAAAATGCCGGAGCGTTACTCGTACACTCCAAACACCGACTCCACACCGACCGAGTCCGATGCTACACCGGCTTCACACACCGTCCACCGTGAGCACGCTACTGACCCACGGACGAACGGCACCGACGCGCAGCGCACGCCTTCCGAAAAGCTTCGCACGCAGTCGGGTTCGCCTTCGGGTTCCGTCACGTCGAGCGGACCGGACTTCGGCTCGTATCCAGCAGACGCACTCGCTCGGGACGATCCCGTCGACTCTACCACCGGCTTCCTTCTGTCCGTTCTCACGAGCCAGGGGAACGATCCTACCACGACGGAGCTCGAGGATCCGATCACAACGCCGTGCAACACGACGGATGGTGACGCGGACACAGAAACGAACACCATGACATCAGATTCCAATAATCCTTCTCACGTGACGACTCGTAGCACGAGACCGACGCCGGTCACACACCACACTTCGTCGACTTCCAGGGACGATCCCGCGACAGCTACGCCTCCGAATCCTACACCGCCGAATCCTACACCGCCGTCGCACACACTCGACGCCGTTACACCGCCGTCGCACACACTCGACACTGTTACACCGCCGTCGCACACACTCGATGCCGTTACACCGCCGTCGCACACACTCGACACTGTTACACCGCCGTCGCACACACTCGACACTGTTACACCGCCGTCGCACACACTCGACACAGCTACACCGCCGTCGCACACACTCGACACTGTCACACCGCCATCGCACACACTCCACGCCGTTACACCGCCGTCGCACACACTCGACACGGTCACACCACCATCGCACACACTCGACACGGTTACACCACCATCGCACACACTCGACACGGTTACACCGCCGTCGCACACACTCGACACGGTTACACCACCGTCGCACACACTCGACACGGTTACACCACCATCGCACACACTCGACACGGTTACACCGCCGTCGCACACACTCGACACGGTTACACCACCGTCGCACACACTCGACACGGTTACACCACCGTCGCACACACTCGACACGGTTACACCACCGTCGCACACACTCGACACGGTCACACCACCATCGCACACACTCGACACAGCTACACCACCATCGCACACACTCGACACAGCTACACCACCATCGCACACACTCGACACAGCTACACCACCATCGCACACACTCGACACGGTTACACCACCATCGCACACACTCGACACGGTTACACCGCCATCGCACACACTCGACACGGTTACACCACCGTCGCACACACTCGACACGGTTACACCACCGTCGCACACACTCGACACTGTCACACCGCCGTCGCACACACTCGACACGGTCACACCACCATCGCACACACTCGACACAGCTACACCACCATCGCACACACTCGACACAGCTACACCGCCATCGCACACACTCGACACAGCTACACCGCCATCGCACACACTCAACACGGCTACACCGCCGTCGCACACACTCGACACGGCTACACCGCCGTCACACACACTCGACACGGCTACACCGCCGTCACACACACTCGACACCGTTCCCACCAGTACACCGTCGGCAAACCCAATGAGTCGAAGTTTAACAACGTCCCGAATCCCAAACCGTCTCCCTACAAGCGGAAACACACCGATCGTCCAgcaacccaaaacaacaacaacaacaacacagcaagtacacacagacactcgcTCTCAGCCTGGAACATACACGCCTTTAACACCCGTGATCACTCCAACAACTCCACGCCGCACGCTCGCTCCAAAAAACCACAAAGATTGGTCATACAAGGGGCGGGTCTTCATCACGGAGGACCAACCAGCAATCACCAACG agGAAACGTTCGAAGTGCTGTTGCAGGTGATCCTGGAGGAGAACTCACCCCCGGACGCAGGACTTGTGGAG GTGGAGCCTTTTTTACAAAATGTCGCAGGGTACCGAAGCCAGCATGTGACCTGGCACAG TGGTCCAGTTCTGCAGTCCGTGGTGATGTTCAGGACAGCGGAGGCGGTCTCCTGGCTCGGGAGGGCGGAGTCTCTCTTGCAGGAGGCGGGGCTGAGACCACTTCCTGCAGGAGGGGTTTTTGTGAGCGGCGTCCGGGTGAAAAACATCACAGTGGGAG GTCCGCCCAGTGATACGTGTTCTTGGTTGTTTTCTTGTCCGTCCGACTTCTACTGCGTCTCTCTCGAGGGGAACGTCACCTGTAGATCCATGTGCCACTCCGAGTACTGCAAGAACCATGGTATCTGCGTCCATCACGCTGCACAGCCCCCGGTCTGCCAGTGA
- the cacng3a gene encoding voltage-dependent calcium channel gamma-3 subunit, translating to MRPCNRGAQMLVTTAGAFAAFSLMTIAVGTDYWLYSPGVCRTESTGDNETAQKNEEVLTHSGLWRQCCMEGLFTGVCKNIDHFPEDAEYEQDAAEYLLRAVRASSLFPIMSVGLLFIGGVCVAASEFYKNRHNVILSAGLFFVSAGLSNIIGIIVYISANAGDPNQSESKRSHWYGWSFYCGALSFIMAETVGALTVHLFIDSHRTRTFRRAPRNRVHASLQNRRSSSYRSRYRGHVHAHALPRSPGAGRPSNDEVALRSLRYAPATPHGLAHAHYIKAENGLAFHAHSHGVYHEKENPCALTPKKKCALPLLSSSSSAATRRTTPV from the exons ATGAGGCCGTGCAACCGTGGAGCGCAGATGCTCGTCACTACAGCTGGAGCGTTTGCTGCGTTCAGCCTCATGACCATCGCGGTAGGAACGGATTATTGGCTTTACTCGCCCGGAGTGTGTCGCACCGAGAGCACGGGCGACAACGAGACCGCCCAAAAGAACGAAGAGGTTCTCACGCACTCGGGGCTCTGGCGCCAGTGCTGCATGGAAG GTCTGttcacaggtgtgtgtaaaaacatTGATCATTTCCCAGAAGACGCTGAATACGAACAAGATGCAGCAGAATACTTGCTCC gagcaGTGCGTGCCTCCAGTCTTTTCCCCATCATGAGTGTTGGGCTGCTGTTTATTGGTGGAGTGTGTGTCGCTGCCAGTGAGTTCTACAAAAACCGCCACAACGTCATCCTGAGCGCAGGACTATTCTTCGTCTCCGCCG gtcTCAGTAACATTATCGGGATCATCGTGTACATTTCCGCTAACGCCGGAGATCCGAATCAGAGCGAGTCGAAGCGGAGTCACTGGTACGGCTGGAGCTTCTACTGCGGCGCGCTCTCCTTCATCATGGCGGAGACGGTGGGCGCGCTCACGGTGCACCTCTTCATCGACTCGCACCGCACGCGCACTTTCCGCCGTGCGCCTCGGAACCGCGTGCACGCGTCGCTCCAGAACCGCCGCTCCTCCAGCTACCGCTCGCGCTACCGCGGCCACGTGCACGCGCACGCTCTCCCGCGCTCGCCAGGCGCCGGCCGCCCGAGCAACGACGAGGTCGCGCTCCGCTCGCTCCGTTACGCGCCGGCCACGCCCCACGGGCTCGCGCACGCTCATTACATCAAAGCGGAGAACGGCCTCGCCTTTCACGCGCACAGCCACGGCGTGTATCACGAGAAGGAGAACCCCTGCGCGCTCACGCCGAAGAAAAAGTGCGCGCTCCCGCTtctgagcagcagcagcagcgccgCCACGCGGAGAACCACACCGGTGTGA